The DNA sequence tgagttaataaaatcatataagtGTTGGGGTAGAATTCTACAAcacctcatctgtatattgtactgtgtgttcaccaccccaagtcaagtctccttccatcaccatttatctcccctttaccttATTCTATTTTCCCCAAACCCTGTTTCCTCCTGGTAGGAaggttgtgttgttgttgttgttgtttgcttaatcccttcacctttttcacccagacccacaacgccctcccctctggcagctgtcaatctgttctctttatctgtgaatctgttgtgttttttaaaatatatttttattgatttcaagaggaagggagagagagagaaacatcaatgatgagagaaaatcattgattggctgcctcctgcatgcccctactggggatcgagcccacaacctgaatcgaacttgggacccttcagtccacaggccgacactctatccactgagccaaaccagccagggcgagtctgttttattgttttgttagtttattttgttcattagattccacatataagtgacatcatatggcatttgtctttctctgtctgacttatttcactgagcataagtcaggcccatccatgctgtcgcaagtGGCAAGATTCATTCTTTATCCGGGCCGTGTCATATTCTATTGCCTATAACGTACACCTGTTCTGTGGCAAGCTCACCCTAATTATACGTTACAGAGCTCACTCAAGCACAGGGCGGAAGTGTCACCAACCCAGAAGACATAAGGGAAACTTCGGAAGGAGAAACGCCAGGTGTGTCTCAGATCTTTCTGGAGCGAGCTCAGCATCCAGTGGCTCTTTAGAAACCTCActtccccgtgtgtgtgtgtctgtgtgtctgtctgtgtgggtgtctgtatatgtgtctgtgtgggtgtctgtgtatgtgtctgtgtgtgtgtgtgtgtgtgtttgtgtgtgtgtgtgtgtgtgtatgtgtgtgtgggggggtgtgtgtgtggggtgtctgtgtgtgtgggtgtctgtgtgtgtgtgtggatgtctGTGTGTGGGTatctgtgtgtgggtgtgtgtatgtgtctgtgtgtgggtgtttgtgtgtgggtgtctgtgtgtctgtgtgtgtcagtgtggatgtgcgggtgtgcgggtgtgtgtctgtgggtgtgggtgtctgtatgtgtgtctgtgtgtgtgggtgtctgtgtgtgggggtatctgtgtgtgtgtctgtgtggggggggtgtctgtgtgtgtgtctgtgtctgtgtgtgtgtgtgtgtctgtgtgtgtgtgtgtgtctgtgtgtgtgttgtgcttCTTGCCTACTTGACACAAAGCACTTTGTTCCCAGTGATTAACCAGCTAGACCCTGACTCTCCCCCATCTCCTATCCCTGAAGGTCAACAGGACACGTACAGCAATATATGGAAGACATCCGGGCCCATCTGGAAGCAAAGCCCTTGGCCCGAAGCCCATGAACACGTCCCTTCGTTCACGCAGAGATATGAGAGACTGGTCCCCTTCTGTAACCCCAGCATGCGGGCCGGGCCCTTCCCGCACACGGTGGTGCTGCAGGGCGCGGCGGGCGTGGGGAAGACCACGCTGGCCAAGAAGTGGATGCTGGACTGGGCCCAGGACCACCTCCCCGAGACACTCCACTCCGCCTTCTACCTCAGTTGCAAGGGGCTGGGCCGCCAGGGCGCCTGCACTTTCGCGGAGCTCCTGGCTAGGAAGTGCCCAGACGCGCAGGAGGCCGGCCCCCAGGTCCTCGCCCTGGGCCAGAAGGTCCTGGTGGTCATCGACGGCTTCGACGAGCTCCGAGTGCCCTCGGGGTCCCTCATCCACGACATCTGCGGCGACTGGAAGGCGCCGAAGCCCGTCCCCGTCCTGCTGGGCAGTTTGCTGAAGAGGAAGCTGCTGCCCAAGGCCACGCTGCTGGTCACCACGCGCCCCGAGGCCCTGGGGGAGCTGCGGCCCCTGCTGGACCAGCCGCTGCTCATCGAGgcggagggcttcctggaggcggaCCGCAGGGGCTACTTCCTGAGGCACTTCGAGCAGCGGGACCAGGCCCTGCGCGCCTTCCGGGCCATGCAGGGCAGCCCGGCGCTGTTCCCCATGGGCGCGGCGCCCGCCGTGTGCTGGGTCGTGTGCACGTGTCTGAAGGGGCagctggagaagggggaggacCCGGCCTCCACCTGCCGGACCCCCACCTCGCTGTTCCTGCGCTTCCTGTGCGGCCAGTGCCCGCCGGCAGCCCccggccgcggccccgccccgcgcctccCCACTGCGCTCCAGGCCCTGAGCCTCCTGGCCGCCCAGGGCGTCTGGGCGCAGACGTCCCTGTTCGATGGCCAAGACCTGGGGCGGCTGGGCGTCGGCGAGTCCGACCTGCGCCCGTTCCTGGACGGCAAGGTCCTGCAGGCGGACGCGGACTGCGAGGGCTGCTACGCGTTCCTGCACCTCAGCGTCCAGCAGTTCCTGGCCGCCCTGTTCTACCTGCTGGACGGCGCGGGGCCGGGGGACGCGGGCGGCTGCGGCTGCGCGCAGGACGTCGGGGACGTGCGCGCCCTGCTCTCCAAGGAGGAGCGGCTGCGGAACCCCAGCCTGACCCGCGTGGGCCACTTCCTGTTCGGCCTCGCCAACGAGGAGCGGGCCCGGGAGCTGGAGGCCACGTTCGGCTGCCGCGTGTCCCTGGACGTGAGGCGGGAGCTGCTGCGAGTGACGCGCGCCAGGGACTGGCCCTTCTCCTCCAGGGCGGACACCAGGGAGCTGATGCGCTGCCTCTATGAGTCTCAGGAGGAGGCGCTGGTGAGGGAGGCCCTGGCGCCCGTCACGGAGCTGGCCCTGCACCTGCAGAGCGAGAGGGACCTCGTGCAAGCGTCCTTCTGCCTCAGGCACAGCCAGGCCCTGCGCGGGCTCTCGCTGCAGGTGGAGAAGGGGATCTTCCTGGAGAATGACGGGATCTGGGAGCCAGGCACGTGGGCGGAGCGGTAAGGACTCGCCtttcctcgtgtgtgtgtgtgtgtgtgtgtgtgtgtgtgtgtgtgtgtgtgtgtttacctttAGCCTCATGCCAGGCTCCATTGGGGAGGACAGCCTCCTGCTTGGCGTGGCTTAGCGTCagtatttcctcttctttttaatcctcgcctgaggatatgtgtccattgacttttagagagagggagacagagagagaaacatcgatgggagagaaacacatggattggttgcctccggcctggtctgcaggccaaagctctgtccacagagccaaaccggctagggcagtattTTCTTCTTGGTAGAATTTCTTCCTGCCAGCTCACCGTTCAAGACGGATACCACGATGTTCAAATTAGCAATGggggccctgactggtgtggctcagtggatagagcgtcagccttcggactcaagggtcccaggttccattccggtcaagggcatgtaccttggttgcaggcacatccccagtaggaggtgtgcaggaggcagctgatcgctgtttctctctcatcgatgtttctaactctctatccctctcccttcctctctggaaaaaattaataaaatatatatcaaaaaaaaataacaatgaaaaaagtatcaaagaactaaaaaagaaaaaaaatcactacaaATTAGCAACGGGGGCTTTAGCGCAGGCCggcctagctcagtggttgagggttgacctatgagccaggaggtcatggttggattccccatcaggacacatgctggggttgcaggctctgtccccagtagggggcgtgcaggaggcagccgatccatgattctctctcatcactgatgtgtgtctctctcccggTTCCTCCCTGGATTTCTTGTGTCTTCGTTGGAGTGGGGGCTGTGGAACCAGACCTTGTGTGGGACCTTTCTTTAACTGagcagtgttgttgttgtttgttcacAGTTtaacagatgtctccctttttcacACGCACAGACTTGCCCCGCTCcactcagcccccaccccaccccaggccttccccacactgcaTATATgcctatatgttctttggttaacctcttcctgtcccctccaccccctcccctctgagatttctcagtctgttccatgcatccatgtctctggacctattttgttcatctgtttattttgttcattagattccacgtataagtgagatcatatggtaccttgtctttctctgactggcttatttcacttggcataatctccagggttttgtgtgtgtgtgtgtgtgtttaattatcacctgaggatgtgtttgcagagagagagagagagagagagagagagagagagactcattgatatgagagagacacattgattggttgcctccctgacTTGGGCCagggatcacacctgcaacccaggtacatgcccttgaccggaatcgaacctgagacccttcagtccgcaggccgacgctccatccactgagccaaaccggccagggccattcgTTGATTCTTTATGTGCCCCgcccggggatcaaacctgcaacattggTGTACCTGGATAACGCTCTAACCAGCAGAGTTACCGGGCCAGGCCGTCCTCCAGCTTTCAGAGTTGCACTTGTGCGTTAAGGGTGGGTGCCCAGGGCAGCCCTAAGGACCTCCAGGGTGACGTACAAATGTGGGTCCTCGCTCAGCAGTGCTGGTAAGTCCCCTCCCTTGTCGCGTCGCTGTAGGTCCCGGAGTGACCAGCACCTGCTTCCCTTCTGGATGGACCTCTGCGCCGTGCTCGGCTCCAAGGACCTGGTCTTCCTGGACATCAGCCAGAGCTCCCTCAGCACCTCGTCAGTCAGGATTCTTTGTGCAAAAATCGCCTCTGCGCCCTGCAGCCTCCAGAAAGTGGTGTAAGTAGAAGCGAACCCCGGGGTTACAGCCCCGAAGGCGTGTCGGAGCCTTACGGAGCCGTCTCTGAGTTCTGGTAACCCCGCTTCCAACCACAAGAAATGGAGGAAGTCCGGTCCTTAAATTTGTCTCCTGAATCGTATAAAGCgatgtttccagttttttactgTGGTGAAATGTGCATATCATAAAAAGAACCATCTTAACCATTGGGAATAGCACAGTTGGGTGGAATTAATTACATTCCTGTGGTGCAACCATCGCCACCATATATCTCCAAAACTCTTTTATCTTGCAAAACTCAAACTTTGTACTTACTGTtttgattgattgactgattgatttgagagagagagagagagagagagagagagagagagagagagggacattaatctgttgttccacatattgatgcattcattggtggattcttgtatgtgacctgaccggggCTCGAACCGCCactctttggtgtatgggacactCCCACCACCTGAgccccccagc is a window from the Eptesicus fuscus isolate TK198812 chromosome 21, DD_ASM_mEF_20220401, whole genome shotgun sequence genome containing:
- the NLRP2 gene encoding NACHT, LRR and PYD domains-containing protein 2, with the translated sequence MTVSGSTIRDCAGHGGAPGPVPSAKMDFNLRSLLEQLELEELSKFKSLLRTLPPQDELQHVSQTEVDEASGQQLAEILTTRCPVFWVEMVTIQVFDKMNRTDLSKRAKDELREAALKSLQENELPLELTQAQGGSVTNPEDIRETSEGETPGQQDTYSNIWKTSGPIWKQSPWPEAHEHVPSFTQRYERLVPFCNPSMRAGPFPHTVVLQGAAGVGKTTLAKKWMLDWAQDHLPETLHSAFYLSCKGLGRQGACTFAELLARKCPDAQEAGPQVLALGQKVLVVIDGFDELRVPSGSLIHDICGDWKAPKPVPVLLGSLLKRKLLPKATLLVTTRPEALGELRPLLDQPLLIEAEGFLEADRRGYFLRHFEQRDQALRAFRAMQGSPALFPMGAAPAVCWVVCTCLKGQLEKGEDPASTCRTPTSLFLRFLCGQCPPAAPGRGPAPRLPTALQALSLLAAQGVWAQTSLFDGQDLGRLGVGESDLRPFLDGKVLQADADCEGCYAFLHLSVQQFLAALFYLLDGAGPGDAGGCGCAQDVGDVRALLSKEERLRNPSLTRVGHFLFGLANEERARELEATFGCRVSLDVRRELLRVTRARDWPFSSRADTRELMRCLYESQEEALVREALAPVTELALHLQSERDLVQASFCLRHSQALRGLSLQVEKGIFLENDGIWEPGTWAERSRSDQHLLPFWMDLCAVLGSKDLVFLDISQSSLSTSSVRILCAKIASAPCSLQKVVLRNVSPADAYQNFCIILGGYETLTHLTLEGSDQSNMLPILCGALLHPKCNLQYLRLVSCSATAEQWADLPTSLETNHSLTCLNLTANEFQDEGAKLLYMILRHPKCTLQRLSLENCHLTAAYCKELASTLMVNQRLTHLCLAKNDLGDHGVRLLCEGLSYTECQLQTLVLFHCSITSDGCITLSALLQENSRLTHLDLGLNHIGFTGVKFLCEALRKPLCHLRRLWLWGCAITPFSCIDLSSALSSNQHLVSLDLGQNSLEYSGIKMLGDVLKLQSCPLQKLRLKMDHSDAQIQKLLAEIKEGNPKLTIERDNEEPKNNRPSSAYFIF